Below is a window of Phormidium ambiguum IAM M-71 DNA.
CACCAAGATCCAGAGGAAGGTTCGCGGCGAGCGATCGGCATGGAAATTGCAGGTTTTAATCATCAAGGATTAGCTTGGCGATTTTCTACCGTAGAAGATTGGAGCATCGTTGGTGAATATCAACCAGTCCCGGAAATGACAGAAAAATTAAAACGCTTTGGTAGGCAAGCTTTTGAATTATTTAATGCTTCATAATTTAATTCCCATTTAGTTTGAGCAACTCTCTGTTCCTTGGCAACCAATCGGATATCCCGATCGGTAAGTACTAGCACGTTTGCCAAAAATAGTATAACGATTGTCACGCACTTGTTCGTAAATGCGATCGCCAACCCACTTCACCCCAGGTAACGCCCGATAAGCTGCTACAAAACCATTTCCCACAGGCAATAACCTGCCAATTTCCTCCGCTGCATCACTCCCTTGCCAACGTTTTTCCGGCGCATTAGCATCAATTAAAATCATCCCCATTTCACAATCTTGAGCAGTAATATTAAACTGACTCAAAGTTGCCAAATCCTGCATCGGAGTATAGTGAAACAACTTACCCCGATCGATACTTTCTAAAACCTGTACCAAACTCACACAAAGATTACAATTCCCGTCGTAAATTACGTAGTAACTCATCCTATTTTTGATTTTAGATATTAGAAACTATAGCAAAAGACCGAAGAAAGAAAGGCAGAAGGCAGAAGGCAGAAGGCAGAAGGTAAAAATTTCCCCTTTTCCCCTTTCCCCTTGTCCCCCCATCTCCCCATCTCCCCATCTCCCCATCTCCCCATCTCCCCATCTCCCCATCTCCCCAGTCCCCTTTATTTACTTAATCTGCGATCGCCCATCTAATCGCCGGACGCGAAGATACCACACCCCGGTAATTAATCCTAGTTAAAGTACCAGGACGAAGAGAAGAAAGATCCATCCGAAAAACCACTCTTTGATTGCCAAAGCGAAACCGATAAATTGGTTCTTCATCCGAAGTAGCTTCCCCTACACAAGAAGCAAATTCCGATTTTAATGGCGCACTAAATTCCACAAATTTAGCCCCAGAATTACTCAATCTAGCAGCACTAGCAACAACACTAGTATCAGCAATTACTGTATGTTCGCCCCCACCTTCATAACTCCGAAAAGAAGTCCAAAGATTCATATTACTGGGGCAATTTCCCGATCGCTTACTTACATTAATAGTTGTATTTGGTCGATTACCAGGAATTGTTGGTGCTGCATTTTCTGAATTTTGCGTAATCCCTGGAGTCGCTGCTACTAAAACAGATAAAGCACCCAAAGCTACAACCAAACTCTTGTAGTTTTTCATATTATTACCTAATTGTTTAACTGATATTTGTCAACTGCCAAATCATGAATTTATTTGGCTCTCCCTCATCATTAAATGACGATTTAAATTCTCGAAAGTTGCCACAGAAATATATTTTTACATAAATTATGGTGTCTTTAGCTACAGTCCGCTCAGCCACTGACAGCGAAAATAAAAGTTTATCTCGAAAGCAGCTATTTAGATACTTCTCGGTCGGTCAAGTTTATGAAATCCCGAATCATTGTCTGTGGCTTGAGTTCTGCTGGCTATAAAATATATACATTATTGAGACAACAAGGAGCATCTGTCGTAGGTGTGCATCATCAATCCATTGCGAATGAAGACTCAATAATTATTGGAGATTTACGAGCAGCTTCTACATTAATTTCCGCCGGAATTCAAGAAGCACATACATTAGTTTTAGCAGCCAGTGATGAAGCTTTAAATTTAGCAATTCTTACCCAAGCCAGAGTTCTAAATCCACAAATTCGGATTATCAACCGACTATTTAATACTAGTTTAGGCGATCGCCTCGACAAAATCTTACCCGACCACTTTACTATTAGCGTCGCCGCCTTAGTTGCCCCCGTCTTTGCCTTTGCTGCATTAGGAAATCGTGCCATCGGGCAATTACGCTTATTCAATCAAACTTGGCCAATTCACGAAGAATATATTCATGAGTTTCACCCTTGGAAAGGCAGAAAATTAAGCGAACTTTGGGACGATCGATCTCGAATGTTAATCTATTACTTACCCGTCAAAGGTCAAATAGATTTAGTTTCAGCCGTAATTTATGACCAAACATTACAAATAGGCGATCGTTTAATTATCGGCACCCAACCTAGCATTCGCAACCATCGTCAATCCAGAATTCAAAAACTAATTAAACTCTTCACCAACCTCCGCAGATTTCAACAACACGGACAAGCATTAGCCATTGTTACTCTCATCCTCTTAATCACCCTATTTTTTGCCACAACCACCTATATTTTAACTGATTTAAAAATAACTCTAACCGACGCTTTATACTTTTCCGCAGGCATGATTACAGGTGCCGGAGGCAACGAAAAAGTCACAGAAAATGCCCCCGAAGCTATTAAGTTTTTTACCGTAATTATGATGTTAATTGGAGCAGGAATCATTGGCATTTTCTACGCCCTCCTTAACGATTTTGTCTTAGGAACTCGCCTCAAACAATTTTGGGATGCTGCCCAAGTTCCCACCAGAAATCACTTCATCATCTGCGGACTTGGTGGCATAGGAATGCAAATAGTTAATCAACTACATTCCCAAGGTTATGAAATAGTTGTCATTGAAAAAGACCCCAACAATCGGTTTTTAAATACCATTCGTGCGATCGGTGTACCAGTAATTCATGGAGATGCCAGCTTATCCGCAAGTTTAAAAGCAGCCAACATCAACAAAGCCAACGCTTTACTCGCCGTCACCAGCAACGATATCGCCAACCTAGAAATTGCCCTAAGCGCCAAAGGCATTAACGCCAAACTACCCGTAGTCGTGCGAAATCAAGACCCCCAATTTGCTTCCACAGTTCAACAAGTATTTGCATTTGAAGCCGTATTTAGCCCTACCGAATTAGCCGCCCCCGCCTTCGCCGCAGCCGCTTTAGGCGGCAGAATATTAGGCAATGGAATGACCGGAAATACCCTTTGGGTTGCCCTCGCCACCACCATCACTTCCGCACATCCTTTTTGTGGTAAGCGCGTTAAAGAAGCCGCCATGACCGCTGATTTTGTTCCCTTATATATGGAAACTAAAACTCAAACTATTCATGGATGGAATCTATTAGAAACAACCTTAACCATAGGAGATATTCTTTATTTAACAATGCCCGCTACTGAATTAGAACAACTTTGGCGACAAACTCCATCTCAACTTTTAGCTAGTTAAATCTCAAAAAAATTTTCATAAAAAAAGCAGCCTTTTATATAGCTGCTGAGTTAATTTTCACTTACATAGCCTCAAAATGTATAGACGAACCCTGTTGATTCTGTAAAACATACCCTGAGAGTTTTACGTTTTCCCTAACTAGTACTTTTAGAGTAGCCAAGTTTATTTAGTAAAGGGGAAGCTGATGGCCTGGGTTATACAAAATATAAACCTTGCCTAACCATCAGCTACTCATAAGGCATCTATCATCTAGGGGTCGTTATTACATAATACTTTTTTTAGCTCAAAATCCAAGTTATTAAAGTGGAAAGAATGTAGTCTAGCTTTTAAACTTTCACTACCATCTAACTCATAAATCAGCTACATTTTCTTTTTTCAAACTTAGCGAATAGAAGCTGAGAAAATCTGATTATCAGTAATTATTCTCAATAAAGCATTCTCATCCTTAGTTTAAAACTATTGCCAATTCTACATTACAGTCATTTTCATGCTTAGATGATTTTGTCAATATCTCCTGTGTAACTTCTTTTTTAGTTAATTATTTTCTATTATAAACACCAGCAACATCACTCCCAATAAAACATCAGCTTGTCAGCTACTAAATTGAACTTTGTAAGCAAGGACTAGCCATACTATTTATATATGACCAGCCCAAATCTGTATCTTAAGCTACATTTTTCCTTTCTGCATAACTTCTTGAAGATGATGACGAATTTCTTGCGCTTGTTGCATATCAGACTCCATCAACTTCTTAAACAATTCAACGCAAGGCGCAGACCCAGTTTCTTGGGCATCTTTGATATATGTTTCGTAAGCCTTTATTGCTTCTGATTTATTTTGCAATACAGTCAGTAAATCATATTCTAGGTTATTGATGACTTGTGAATTGCTATTAACAGCCATAGCTTTTACCTCGACTGGATTTCATTACCACATTGACTCACCCAAGACTGTATTTCATCTGTCCGAAAGTGGATAAATTGCTTAGCCTTTCTGCTGTATTGTTCTCTTAGTGCATAAATATTGCAAAGTCAGACATAATGTATTAGCTTAATGCAAATACTTTCTTGTTTATTAGTCATATCAGCGGTTTTTTAGTCCTGTAAGCCAACAGAAAACAGAACATGACCCAATTACTTGAAGAACTGGAGCCAGCCCAATCAAATATCGTCAATGTTTTTCTGCCTTACTACCGTAATAACAAACGCAATATCCTTCCCTTAGCACTCAATCTTTATCAAAGAGGTAACTTGGAAGGAGAACGGCAAATTATTGGTGGTGATAACATTCCTTTTGTGGCAACTTGGTCTATTAACAATAGCATCCTACCAGCCGACTTAACTCGTTGTCGGATACAATTTGACAGGAACCCTGAATATAGTTACGAAATTACGATCGCAAATTTTGAATTTGTCACTCACTTAATCGACGCAATTCTCAACTTCCAACGAGACGGACTATGGGATTTCTCCAAATCCTTCTATTACAGATTACTCCAAGTAAAAGAATTCAACAGATAGGGAACAGAGGGGTAGAGGGAAAAGGGGAAAAGGGGGAAAGGGGGAAAGGGGAAAAGGGGAAAGGGGGAAAAGGGGAAAAGGGGAAAAGGGGAAAGGGGGAAAAGGGGAAAAGGGGAATTTTTACCTTCTGCCTTCTCCTTCTGCCTTCTGCCTTCTGCCTTCCCAGTCCCCAGCCCCCAGTTCCTTTTCTAATTCAAACTAACCAACCAATCTAATATCAACTGATTGACAACTTCTGGTCTTTCATCATGGGGACAATGACCAGTATTAGGTATCGGAATAAACTTTAAAGTTTGCCCATTTTCACTGAGTTTCTGATAAATTCCAGCACCCTTAATTGGTGTCCAAGGGTCTTTTTCGCCCCAAAGCACTAACAAAGGATGCTGAACTTTTGGCAACAATTCTACAGGACTTGGGCCGGGAGGTGCGGTCAAAATTGAAGCAAAAACTTTTTGAGCACCCACATCACAGGAAGGTTCATAAAGCATCTCAACTAATTCCTCTGTGACAGCATCAGCATTAATATATACCTGCTTTAAAGTGTTGCGAATGCGATGTTTTTGGCGAATCATATTAAATATGAAAGGGCCAAAAGCCGGAGAACTTACTAACTTAGTAAAAGTTCCCATGATGAACCGTAAAGGCAAATTTAATTCATCTGGGCGATGATTTAATCCTCCCGCACAGTTAATTAAAACAGCACCCGCAGCAATTTCGGGATGATTCGCTACTACCATTAAGCTGAGTAAAGCACCGATCGAATTACCCACCAATATAGTAGGCTCCTGAATATGCGATGCGTGGAAATCCTGAACTAAATCCTGCCAAAGCTCCAAATTGTAGTTTAGTGGCGGCTTATCAGAACCACCAAACCCCAACAAATCCAAAGCAAAAACTCGATAACCACCTGCGGCTAAAACAGGAATATTTTGTCGCCAATGTCCAATCGAAGCACCAAAACCATGCAACAGTAAGAGCGGACGACCGCTTCCCATTACAGTGTATTGGATTTTGTGGCCTTGCCAACGCCAGGTAAGTTTTTCTAACTGGCTAGCTTTCGTTAACTGCTGAGTTGTCACCGGATATATATGAAGTTTCGTAAAGTAATATCTCTTATATGATATTATGTCGAGATTTACAGGGATTATATTCAGGAACATTTACTTAAGCAATTAAGCTCACGCAGTTTTGTCTGAGGGTGGCAGAGGAGAATCATGAATCAAGGTTTATTAGCTTTATTAGGCAGACTGGTTTTTGCTTCTGCCAGTTTGGTAATTATCCAAACAGCCGCAAACGCACAAGAAACTCGGCTGTCAGCAATCAGCGGTCAAATTTTAGAAAAAAATAACCAAGAACAACAGATTAGTCAAAATCCGGCGAAATCTCAATTAATTTTAGGGCAAAGACCCACCAGAAGACAAAGGGTAATCAATAACAATGCCCCCGTTCCTGAAGCGGTTAGCAATGCGGTAATTCAAAATTTGTCCCAACAAACGGGAATTGAAGCTTCGGCTTTAAAAATTGTGGAAGCACAACAGCAAACTTGGGCGAATGGTTGTTTGGGAATTAGTAGCCCAGGAGTTCCTTGCGCGGAAGGAAAAGTTCCCGGTTGGGAAGTGGTAGTGGCGAGTGCTACGCAACGCTGGGTTTATCGCAGCAATATGTCTGGTTCTTTAGTAAAACTGGATGCGATCGCTACTCAGAATATCGCTAATCGTCCCGCTGCGTCCACTGAAACAACTGCGTCAGCAACTAAACCAGAACGGCAAACCACAACCACCGCCCGTCGCCAAACTACGCAAAGGACAACTCAAACCAGCACATCCCAAGGAACTGCAACTCGCACCCAACGACAAACTACAACAACCGCCCGTCGTCAAACGACTCAAACTACTACAACTACCCCGACGACTACCGCCCGTCGTCAAACCACGCAAACGACTACTCAAACTCGCACGCCTCAAGGAACAGTAACTCGCACCCAACGACAAACGACTACTGCGGTAAGTCGGCAAACTCCAGCCGCTGGTACGGGAGAATTTAGTTTAGCAATTTGGCAACCTGCGGCTAATTTATCAGAAGTAGTTGCCCGTCTTTCTGTAATGTCAAAAGATAGCAATTTTGCTCAAGAAAAATATCTCGGAGATTATCGCTATCAAGTAAATCAAAGAGCGAAGTTTATTGGGGGAGTAAATCCTGGCGATCGCGTCGTCGTTCGCTTGTATAATTATCAGAATCGCTTAATAGGATTTACCGAATTTGAAGTCCTACCCCAAAAATCTTCCGTTAACATTATCTTCGGCAACCGCCCCCTAGTTTCCCGCATTGTTCGTACAGTTTACGGCGCAGATGTTGACGAAAATGCCGCCATTGATGGAGGCGCAAACACTTACGATTTCTACACTAATATTACAGGCCCAACACCAAGTCAAGAAACAGTAGTTTTCTTCAAAGATTCCCAAGGAATCGATAAAACTTGGTATCAAGTTGCCGGATTACCAGTACCTCCAGAAACCGGAGTTTTTTCCACCGCAGTTCGAGGAACGACAACGGAAGAAATTAGCGTTTTTCCTGCCGATTTACCCGCAATTATTACCGCCGTTCCCGGTTCACAACAACAAATTGTGAATGTAGCAGCTAACAACCAATCTACTTTTAATTTCAATCAAGATTCTACTCGTTCGGCACGAGAAACACCCCGAACAACAACTCAGCCAGTTAGCGGCACTTCTGAACCAACTCGCGTAGTTACTGAACCAAATAGTTCGGAAGTTCAAGCAAGTTTTCCCGATGTTCCTGCCAATTATTGGGCAAGAAATTTCATTGGCAGATTAGCAGAAAAGGGAGTAATTCAAGGTTATCCCGATGGTTTATATCGCCCGACAACATCTTTAACTAGGGCAGAGTTTGCCATTGTGATTACTGGCGCTTTTAAACAGGATAACAAGCGCGAAGTAGTGACTTTCAAGGATGTGTCTACTGATTTTTGGGCTTATCCAGCAATTAAAAAAGCTTACGAAATGGGCTTTTTAGATGCAGATAGTCGGGGGAATTTTCGCCCCAATGAAAAGATTACTCGCTTAGATGTTTTGGTAGCTTTAGCTAAAGGGTTGAACTATGCGCCTACTGTAGCTGCTGAAAGAACATTGCGCGTCTACACCGATGGTGGTAGTATTCCCAGAAGCGATCGCTCTTTAATCGCCGCAGTCACAGAACGAAACATTGTCGTAAATTACCCCAATGTTCGCTCTTTAAACCCACAACGAGCAGCAACAAGAGCCGAAGTCGCAGCATTAATTTATCGCGCTTTAGTCAGTACCGGAGAAGTTGCTGATATTTCTTCGCCCTACGTAGTTAGCGAAACTACTATCCAAAGAAGACAAACTACCCCCAGAAGACAACCTGCTAATAACAACAGTGGTAGAACTCAATCTCTCAAGCGTTCAACTACTAATAATTCGGGCAATACTTCTCGCGTTCGACGCACTACTACGGTAGAACCTTCTAATACTAATCGAACCAGACGTAATCCCGCAGTTAAACCTTCTAACAACAATTCTCGCTCTTAAAATTAAATCCCCGATTTCTTCAAGAAGTCGGGGTTCTAATTTCAATTTATAGCAACCGCCAAGGTGGTTAAGGCGAGATGAACAGCCAAAACCCTTGTTTTCCAGATTTTTCCTTCTGCCTTCTGCCTTCTGCCTTCTGCCTTCTGCCTTCTGCCTTCAGCTATAATTGTTGTTTTAATTGACTAATTTTTTCGGGAGTCAGTGCAATTTTCGCTTCTATTTTTCCCTTTTCATCTCGAAGAATTAGCACATAATTTTCACCTAATCTACTAACTTCTATTTGCGGATTAAGCATTTGAAATTTCTGATAAACTGCTTCCAATAAAGTTAAACGAATTACTACATCTTTTTGCGACTGTGGGTAGACATATAAATTTTGTTTGAGATTATCTAACTCTAACTTAAAAGGTGTAGTGCTGCGTTCTTGCGGCGCATCAGGTTTTTGCCAGTAAAGAGTAATTCCCCGAATATTAGAATTGAAAATTATAAAATTTTCATCAAAACGTTGGGCTTCCCACTCAATTTCTCTCACATCACCATTAGGCGGAATTAATCGCTGTTTCCAACTAATTTCTTTGCTGTTGAGATTAGCAAACCATTGTTTAATTATCGCAAAATTATCTGCATTTTCCGGGTTATTGCTACCTTGTTCCCAAATTATTGTTGACATAGATACTCCGATTTTTTAAATTTTAACTTAATAGTAAATACTTCACATAAATTCGATCGCACCTGGGAGTTTCCACTCCCGAAGCAGGTTGATAACCACTGCTTTCATATAAATTAACAGCTTCCTTTAAAACACTAGCAGTTTCAATCCAAATTTCCCGAAAACCTTTAGCAGCAATCGTGTTTTCCAATTGGGTTAACAAATACTTACCTAAACCTTTGCCTCGCGCCTCTGGTAACAAATACATTTTGCGAATTTCTACGGCTTTTTCACCACGTTTCACCGGATAATAAGCTGCCGTTCCCACAACTTTTCCCTGCATTTCCACTACCCAAAACTCGCCCCCGGTAGAGAGATAAAAATCTTCTACATCGATCGCATCTCGATCGGCAGCTTTAGGTAGCCAAGGCAAACCATATTCTGTTAAAACGGTATGGAGAATATTGGCAGCATCATTGCGATCGCACTCTTGCCAATCACGAATTAAAAATCCTTGATAATAACACTTCATTAGCTATGAATTCTCGGTTCAGGATGCAAACTTGATAAAATTTCACTTTCGACAATCGCTAACTCTTCTAATCGTTGACTCACCTCAGAACGATCGAAATAAGTATCAGCTAACGTCCAATAAATTCCGTAATGTCGCGCTTCCGAAGCCATCAAACTATGGTAAAATTTAGCCAACTCTGGCTCAGGACAATGAGTAGCTAATAAACCCAATCTTTCGTGACTCCGAGCTTCAATTAAACCAGAAACCAACAAAGAATCCAAAAATCGCCAAGGCTCATCCTTACGAATTTGTTTATTTAAAGCCGCACCATAAGGCGGCGCAGCTAAGTGGCGCAAAGGAATTTCTCGTCTTTCTAACCATTGATTCACTAACTCAAAGTGTTCCAGTTCTTCTTTAGCGATCGCTGTTAGCATTCGCACCATCTTAGTATTAGAAGGATAGCGGAACATTAAGTTTAATGCTACTCCAGCAGCTTTACGTTCACAATGCGAATGATCCAGTAAAATTACATCCAGATTATTAATTGCCTGTTCCACCCACTCCCCACGAGTCGGTTGCTTCAACATATTAATTATCGGGAACTTGGATAAATTATTGTGTAGCCAGTCTTGAGTCATTAGGGGCATAATTAAAATAATAGGGTGTCTAAAAAGTTACTAAATTTCTTGGTAGAGAGTCAGGGTAGCCTCAATTTCAAATGTGAAGTTTTCGTTAAATTTTTTACTATAGAAAGCTCAATGAAAGAAAGTATTCATCGTCGGATTGTCATCGGTGATGTTCATGGTCACTATAATGCTCTCATGAACTTGTTAGAGGCGATCGCCCCTAACTCAGATGATGAGGTATATTTTTTGGGAGACTTGATCGATCGAGGTCCCCAAAGCTTTCAGGTAGTCGATTTTGTCCAAGCTAGTCCATTTTATTGCCTTTTAGGTAATCACGAGCAACTACTATTAGACAGCTTCGGCAGCCGCGAAAACCACCAAACAATCATGCAAGTTTGGTTATACAGTGGCGGACATAGCACCATTGCCAGTTATCGCCAAGAAGGATACTCCATATTAGCCGAACACATAGAATGGATGCGAACCCTACCCACATATTTAGACTTAGGAGATGTGTGGTTAGTTCATGCTGGCGTACATCCAGAAATGCCCTTAAACGAACAAACGATCGATCAATTCTGTTGGATTCGAGATGAATTTCATAGTATTACAAAACCCTATTTTCCCGACAAAATAATTATTACCGGACACACCATCACCTTTACCTTACCCAACGTTACCCCCGGAAAAATCGCCCAAGGACAAGGTTGGCTAGATATCGACACAGGCGCATATCATCGGAAAAGCGGCTGGTTAACCGCATTAGACATTACTAATTCAATGGTTTATCAAGCTAACGTCTTTGACGAAACTCTTCGTACCCTACCCCTGGAAAAAGCCATCACCAGAGTAGAACCAGAATTAGTTTTACCACGTAATTAGGCAGGGGAGCAGGAGAGCAGGGGGGACAAGGGGACTTTACCTTCTGCCTTTCTTTCCTTCTGCCTTCTGCCTTCTGCCTTCTGCCTTTCCCCAATCACCTCAA
It encodes the following:
- a CDS encoding thiol-disulfide oxidoreductase DCC family protein, with amino-acid sequence MSYYVIYDGNCNLCVSLVQVLESIDRGKLFHYTPMQDLATLSQFNITAQDCEMGMILIDANAPEKRWQGSDAAEEIGRLLPVGNGFVAAYRALPGVKWVGDRIYEQVRDNRYTIFGKRASTYRSGYPIGCQGTESCSN
- the ebsA gene encoding type IV pilus biogenesis protein EbsA; the encoded protein is MTQLLEELEPAQSNIVNVFLPYYRNNKRNILPLALNLYQRGNLEGERQIIGGDNIPFVATWSINNSILPADLTRCRIQFDRNPEYSYEITIANFEFVTHLIDAILNFQRDGLWDFSKSFYYRLLQVKEFNR
- a CDS encoding alpha/beta fold hydrolase; its protein translation is MTTQQLTKASQLEKLTWRWQGHKIQYTVMGSGRPLLLLHGFGASIGHWRQNIPVLAAGGYRVFALDLLGFGGSDKPPLNYNLELWQDLVQDFHASHIQEPTILVGNSIGALLSLMVVANHPEIAAGAVLINCAGGLNHRPDELNLPLRFIMGTFTKLVSSPAFGPFIFNMIRQKHRIRNTLKQVYINADAVTEELVEMLYEPSCDVGAQKVFASILTAPPGPSPVELLPKVQHPLLVLWGEKDPWTPIKGAGIYQKLSENGQTLKFIPIPNTGHCPHDERPEVVNQLILDWLVSLN
- a CDS encoding S-layer homology domain-containing protein gives rise to the protein MNQGLLALLGRLVFASASLVIIQTAANAQETRLSAISGQILEKNNQEQQISQNPAKSQLILGQRPTRRQRVINNNAPVPEAVSNAVIQNLSQQTGIEASALKIVEAQQQTWANGCLGISSPGVPCAEGKVPGWEVVVASATQRWVYRSNMSGSLVKLDAIATQNIANRPAASTETTASATKPERQTTTTARRQTTQRTTQTSTSQGTATRTQRQTTTTARRQTTQTTTTTPTTTARRQTTQTTTQTRTPQGTVTRTQRQTTTAVSRQTPAAGTGEFSLAIWQPAANLSEVVARLSVMSKDSNFAQEKYLGDYRYQVNQRAKFIGGVNPGDRVVVRLYNYQNRLIGFTEFEVLPQKSSVNIIFGNRPLVSRIVRTVYGADVDENAAIDGGANTYDFYTNITGPTPSQETVVFFKDSQGIDKTWYQVAGLPVPPETGVFSTAVRGTTTEEISVFPADLPAIITAVPGSQQQIVNVAANNQSTFNFNQDSTRSARETPRTTTQPVSGTSEPTRVVTEPNSSEVQASFPDVPANYWARNFIGRLAEKGVIQGYPDGLYRPTTSLTRAEFAIVITGAFKQDNKREVVTFKDVSTDFWAYPAIKKAYEMGFLDADSRGNFRPNEKITRLDVLVALAKGLNYAPTVAAERTLRVYTDGGSIPRSDRSLIAAVTERNIVVNYPNVRSLNPQRAATRAEVAALIYRALVSTGEVADISSPYVVSETTIQRRQTTPRRQPANNNSGRTQSLKRSTTNNSGNTSRVRRTTTVEPSNTNRTRRNPAVKPSNNNSRS
- a CDS encoding GNAT family N-acetyltransferase, which produces MKCYYQGFLIRDWQECDRNDAANILHTVLTEYGLPWLPKAADRDAIDVEDFYLSTGGEFWVVEMQGKVVGTAAYYPVKRGEKAVEIRKMYLLPEARGKGLGKYLLTQLENTIAAKGFREIWIETASVLKEAVNLYESSGYQPASGVETPRCDRIYVKYLLLS
- a CDS encoding metallophosphoesterase family protein, whose protein sequence is MKESIHRRIVIGDVHGHYNALMNLLEAIAPNSDDEVYFLGDLIDRGPQSFQVVDFVQASPFYCLLGNHEQLLLDSFGSRENHQTIMQVWLYSGGHSTIASYRQEGYSILAEHIEWMRTLPTYLDLGDVWLVHAGVHPEMPLNEQTIDQFCWIRDEFHSITKPYFPDKIIITGHTITFTLPNVTPGKIAQGQGWLDIDTGAYHRKSGWLTALDITNSMVYQANVFDETLRTLPLEKAITRVEPELVLPRN
- a CDS encoding potassium channel family protein; this translates as MKSRIIVCGLSSAGYKIYTLLRQQGASVVGVHHQSIANEDSIIIGDLRAASTLISAGIQEAHTLVLAASDEALNLAILTQARVLNPQIRIINRLFNTSLGDRLDKILPDHFTISVAALVAPVFAFAALGNRAIGQLRLFNQTWPIHEEYIHEFHPWKGRKLSELWDDRSRMLIYYLPVKGQIDLVSAVIYDQTLQIGDRLIIGTQPSIRNHRQSRIQKLIKLFTNLRRFQQHGQALAIVTLILLITLFFATTTYILTDLKITLTDALYFSAGMITGAGGNEKVTENAPEAIKFFTVIMMLIGAGIIGIFYALLNDFVLGTRLKQFWDAAQVPTRNHFIICGLGGIGMQIVNQLHSQGYEIVVIEKDPNNRFLNTIRAIGVPVIHGDASLSASLKAANINKANALLAVTSNDIANLEIALSAKGINAKLPVVVRNQDPQFASTVQQVFAFEAVFSPTELAAPAFAAAALGGRILGNGMTGNTLWVALATTITSAHPFCGKRVKEAAMTADFVPLYMETKTQTIHGWNLLETTLTIGDILYLTMPATELEQLWRQTPSQLLAS